From a single Nicotiana tomentosiformis chromosome 2, ASM39032v3, whole genome shotgun sequence genomic region:
- the LOC138906227 gene encoding uncharacterized protein, with amino-acid sequence MGILESNRVDFTTFQFEGKARRWWQAYLLSRPAGLPPLAWDQFTHLFLEKYIPPSEIEELRGQFKRLCQGHLSLTDYDVRFTDLSCHVAIILPTNAERVRRFIASLYPKIQVVDIARRIEHIHNRSGEFAPREKRPQQFGGFNGAPPGCRGQFMRGQPSRSMQSAPPPARSAPRDASLLFDPWSTYSYVYSLFAHYLDVSRESLDIPVYVSTPMGDSVVGDWVYWSCVARHMVRKGCLDYLAFVRDTTIEISTLDSVPVVREFFNVFPADQPGMPLDRDINFGIDLVPGTEPISTLPYRVAPKEPRELKEQLQELLEKGFIRRNMSPWGTPVLFVKKKDRSMWMCMNYCQLNKVIIKNNMGEHEKHLRLVLQTLREQKLYAKFSKYEFWLDFVAFLGNVVSVEERPLALDIQSLANRLVRLDISKHSRVLQCIVDQSSLLERIKARRYNDQHLLVLRETVLQGGAKEVSIGEDGVLWLQGHLCVPNVDVLKEKILEDAQNSRYSIHPGDTKMYRWSSCHIPVVTTYSSARLAQIYIQEIVRLHGVPISIILDRVPQFTSHFWREYRVSGIDSCPWPSFLTTIAISPASRWLHLRIYMVDDVVRPIRWFVPDEPRLYGTVLVKVALEKVPLKVSPMKGLMMFGKRGMLSPRFNVPFEVLRRVGEVSYELALPPSLSGVHPVFHVSMLQRYHADRSHVLDHSMIQLDKCLDYEE; translated from the exons ATGGGTATATTGGAGTCCAACAGGGTGGACTTCACCACTTTTCAGTTTGAGGgcaaggcccgtagatggtggcaggcttatCTTCTTAGCAGGCCAGCAGGTTTACCTCCCTTGgcttgggatcagtttacacatctattcttggagaagtatATACCACCTTCTGAGATAGAGGAGCTTCGTGGTCAATTTAAGCGACTCTGTCAGGGTCATTTGTCTCTCACCGACTATGATGTAAGATTCACTGACTTGTCTTGCCATGTAGCTATTATACTCCCCACAAATGCAGAGAGGGTGCGGAGGTTCATTGCAAGTCTGTATCCTAAGATTCAG GTTGTGGATATAGCTCGGCGGATCGAGCATATTCACAACCGCAGTGGAGAGTTTGCGCCAAGGGAAAAGCGGCCCCAACAGTTTGGAGGATTCAATGGTGCTCCACCTGGAtgcagaggtcagttcatgaggggtcagCCAAGCAGGTCCATGCAGTCAGCACCACCACctgctcggagtgctcca AGGGATGCCTCATTATTATTTGATCCgtggtctacttactcctatgtttattctctatttgctcattatttggatgtGTCTCGCGAGTCATTGGAcattcctgtatatgtgtccacgccaatgggtgattctgttgttggcGATTGGGTCTACTGGTCCTGTGTG gctcgacatatggtcaggAAGGGTTGTTTGGATTACTTGGCCTTTGTTAGGGATACAACTATAGAGATTTCCACGTtagattcagtgccagtagtacGAGAGTTTTTTAATGTATTTCCGGCTGATCAACCAGGTATGCCGCTGGATCGGGATATcaatttcggcattgatttggtgccgggaacTGAGCCTATTTCTACTTTACCTTATCGTGTGGCTCCCAAGGAGCCGAgagagttaaaggagcagcttcaggagttgcttgagaAGGGGTTCATTAGACGTAATATGTCGCCTTGGGGAAccccagtgttgtttgtgaagaagaaggataggagtatgtggatgtgcatgaattactgccagttgaacaaagtcatcatcaagaacaa TATGGGGGAGCACGAGAAGCATTTGAGattagtgcttcagaccttgcgggaacagaaactttatgctaagttctccaaatatgagttctggttggatttcGTGGCTTTCTTGGGGaatgttgtatcag tagaggagagaccattggctttggacattcagtccttagctaacagacttgtgaggttggatatctcTAAGCACAGTCGAGTTCTTCAGTGCATAGTGGATCAGTCTTCATTACTggagcggatcaaggctcgtcGGTACAATGATcagcacttgttggttcttagagagacggtactacagggtggtgccaaggaggtttctattggagaggatggtgttctgtggcTCCAGGGtcacctatgtgttcctaatgttgatgtcttgaaggagaagattctagaggatgCGCAaaattctcgatattctattcatccaggggatacgaagatgtatc gttggtCAAGTTGTCacattccggtggtgactacttactcttcagcgaggttggcccagatttatattcaggagattgtccggttgcatggtgtgcctatttccatcatattagatagagtacctcagtttacttcgcatttctggagggaaTACAGA GTCAGTGGGATAGATTCTTGTccttggccgagttttcttacaacaatagctatcagtccagcatcaagatggctccatttgaggatttatatggtcgacgatgtAGTTCGCCCCATCAGATGGTTTGTGCCCGACGAGCCTAGGTTATACGGTACTGTATTAGTGAAGgttgccttggaaaag gttcccttgaaagtttcgccgatgaagggactCATGATGTTCGGGAAGAGAGGCatgttgagcccaaggtttaatgtcccatttgaggtgttgaggcgagttggggaggtttcttatgagcttgctttgcctcccagtttatcgggagttcatccggtcttccatgtgtctatgctccagaggtaTCATGCTGACAGGTCGCACGTGCTAGATCACAGCATGATCCAGTTAGATAAGTGCTTGGATTATGAAGAGTAG